The proteins below come from a single Triticum aestivum cultivar Chinese Spring chromosome 5D, IWGSC CS RefSeq v2.1, whole genome shotgun sequence genomic window:
- the LOC123123638 gene encoding probable polygalacturonase, producing the protein MGRSAPVFQALLVFLTIIETQWSSVSGMYCADMASTVYRPHSVTITEFGAVGDGVTLNTKAFQNAIFYLNSFADKGGAQLFVPAGRWLTGGFSLISHLTLSLDKDAVIIGSPHSSDWPVIDPLPSYGRGRELPGGRHQSLIFGSHLTDVIITGANGTIDGQGAIWWDWFYNNTLNYTRPHLVELMYSTNVVISNLTFKNSPFWNIHPVYCSQVIVEHITILAPLNSPNTDGINPDSSTNVCISHCYVRNGDDVVVIKSGWDEYGISFAQPSSNISISNITGETGGGAGIAIGSEMSGGISEVRAEGIRIVNSLHGIRIKTAPGRGGYVRNVYIADVSMHNVSMAIRINGNYGEHPDNNYDKNALPIISNITIENVVGVDVGVAGILEGIEGDNFSSICISNVSLSVRSRHPWNCSLIQGYSNSVTPESCEQLRTDCEETSICYDGGSSLAVGSRASIHNKPSANILLNSLLQLVSL; encoded by the exons ATGGGGAGATCCGCGCCT GTATTTCAAGCCCTTTTGGTTTTCCTAACAATAATTGAGACCCAATGGTCCAGCGTATCCGGCATGTACTGCGCGGACATGGCATCAACCGTCTACCGTCCCCATAGTGTCACTATAACTGAGTTTGGTGCTGTCGGGGATGGCGTGACTCTCAACACCAAAGCATTCCAGAATGCCATCTTCTACCTCAATTCATTTGCGGACAAGGGCGGCGCGCAGCTCTTTGTGCCTGCTGGAAGGTGGCTGACAGGCGGTTTTAGTCTGATCAGCCATCTCACTCTGTCGCTGGACAAAGATGCAGTAATAATCGGATCTCCG CACTCATCTGATTGGCCTGTTATAGACCCTCTTCCATCCTATGGGCGCGGTAGAGAGCTCCCCGGAGGAAGGCACCAGAGCTTAATTTTTGGCTCCCATTTGACAGATGTAATAATTACTG GTGCTAACGGGACAATTGATGGTCAAGGAGCCATTTGGTGGGATTGGTTCTATAACAACACATTGAACTATACTAGGCCGCATCTTGTCGAGTTGATGTACTCAACCAATGTTGTTATATCAAATTTGACTTTCAAGAACTCCCCGTTCTGGAATATCCATCCTGTATACTGCAG CCAAGTTATTGTCGAGCACATCACAATCCTAGCACCTTTGAATTCGCCAAACACCGACGGCATTAATCCAG ATTCGTCCACAAATGTTTGCATCAGTCATTGTTATGTCAGAAACGGAGACGATGTTGTTGTCATCAAAAGTGGTTGGGATGAGTATGGCATTTCTTTTGCTCAGCCTAGCTCCAATATCAGCATCAGCAACATCACAGGAGAAACAGGGGGCGGTGCTGGAATTGCCATCGGAAGTGAGATGTCAGGTGGCATATCTGAAGTCCGGGCCGAGGGCATCCGCATTGTTAACTCATTGCATGGAATCAGAATCAAGACCGCTCCAGGACGTGGAGGGTATGTAAGGAACGTCTACATAGCCGATGTGAGCATGCACAATGTTTCGATGGCCATAAGGATCAATGGAAACTACGGCGAACATCCTGATAACAATTATGACAAGAATGCTCTCCCCATTATAAGCAACATCACAATTGAGAACGTCGTTGGCGTTGATGTTGGTGTTGCTGGCATCTTGGAGGGCATTGAGGGCGACAACTTCAGCAGCATATGCATCTCCAATGTCTCCCTCAGCGTACGATCCAGGCATCCGTGGAATTGTTCGCTCATCCAGGGCTATTCAAACTCTGTGACTCCAGAGTCGTGCGAGCAACTCAGAACAGATTGTGAAGAGACATCGATCTGCTATGACGGTGGCAGTTCTTTAGCCGTTGGTTCACGGGCATCCATACATAATAAGCCTAGTGCCAACATATTACTAAATTCATTATTGCAGTTGGTGTCGCTGTAA
- the LOC123123639 gene encoding guanosine deaminase, producing MEEAKVVETRDGTIAVASAFPGHQEAVQDRDHKFLSKAVEEAYKGVDCGHGGPFGAVVVRNDEVIVGCHNMVLNNTDPTAHAEVTAIREACKKLGKIELSDCEMYASCEPCPMCFGAVHLSRIKRLVYGAKAEAAIAIGFDDFIADALRGTGFYQKANMEIKRADGNGALLAEQVFENTKEKFRMY from the exons TTGTGGAGACCAGGGATGGGACTATCGCAGTTGCTTCTGCGTTTCCTGGTCATCAGGAAG CGGTACAAGATAGGGATCACAAGTTCTTGTCGAAAGCCGTAGAAGAGGCTTACAAAGGAGTTGACTGTGGCCATGGAGGCCCGTTTGGCGCGGTTGTCGTCCGCAATGATGAAGTAATAGTTGGTTGCCATAACATGGTTTTGAACAACACCGATCCAACTGCCCATGCTGAAGTCACTGCAATAAGAGAG GCTTGCAAAAAGCTTGGAAAGATTGAGCTGTCGGATTGTGAAATGTACGCATCATGTGAACCTTGCCCAATGTGTTTTGGGGCTGTCCATCTATCCCGGATCAAG AGGCTGGTGTACGGAGCCAAGGCGGAAGCTGCTATTGCCATTGGATTCGACGACTTCATTGCTGATGCTCTGAGAGGAACTGGGTTCTACCAGAAGGCCAACATGGAGATTAAGCGAGCAGATGGGAATGGAGCTCTGCTTGCTGAACAAGTCTTTGAGAACACCAAGGAGAAATTCCGAATGTACTAA